One segment of Falco peregrinus isolate bFalPer1 chromosome 4, bFalPer1.pri, whole genome shotgun sequence DNA contains the following:
- the MAB21L1 gene encoding putative nucleotidyltransferase MAB21L1, with amino-acid sequence MIAAQAKLVYHLNKYYNEKCQARKAAIAKTIREVCKVVSDVLKEVEVQEPRFISSLNEMDNRYEGLEVISPTEFEVVLYLNQMGVFNFVDDGSLPGCAVLKLSDGRKRSMSLWVEFITASGYLSARKIRSRFQTLVAQAVDKCSYRDVVKMVADTSEVKLRIRDRYVVQITPAFKCTGIWPRSAAHWPLPHIPWPGPNRVAEVKAEGFNLLSKECHSLAGKQSSAESDAWVLQFAEAENRLQMGGCRKKCLSILKTLRDRHLELPGQPLNNYHMKTLVSYECEKHPRESDWDESCLGDRLNGILLQLISCLQCRRCPHYFLPNLDLFQGKPHSALENAAKQTWRLAREILTNPKSLEKL; translated from the coding sequence ATGATCGCGGCCCAGGCCAAGCTGGTGTATCATTTGAATAAATACTACAACGAGAAATGCCAAGCCAGGAAAGCTGCCATCGCCAAAACAATCCGAGAAGTCTGCAAAGTGGTGTCGGACGTGCTGAAGGAGGTGGAGGTGCAGGAGCCTCGCTTCATCAGTTCCTTGAACGAGATGGACAATCGCTACGAGGGGTTGGAAGTCATCTCCCCCACGGAGTTTGAAGTCGTGCTGTACCTGAACCAAATGGGGGTTTTCAACTTCGTGGACGACGGCTCCTTGCCGGGCTGCGCGGTGTTAAAGTTAAGCGACGGGCGCAAGAGGAGTATGTCCCTCTGGGTGGAGTTCATCACGGCGTCTGGCTACCTCTCCGCTCGCAAAATCCGGTCCAGATTTCAGACTCTGGTGGCTCAAGCCGTGGATAAGTGCAGTTACAGAGACGTGGTAAAGATGGTGGCGGACACCAGCGAGGTGAAGCTGAGAATCAGGGATAGGTACGTCGTGCAGATCACTCCGGCGTTCAAATGCACGGGGATCTGGCCGCGGAGTGCTGCCCACTGGCCGCTTCCCCACATCCCCTGGCCGGGACCCAACAGGGTGGCGGAGGTCAAGGCGGAAGGCTTCAACCTCTTATCCAAGGAGTGCCACTCTCTGGCCGGCAAGCAGAGCTCGGCCGAGAGCGATGCCTGGGTGCTGCAGTTCGCGGAAGCCGAGAACAGACTGCAGATGGGCGGCTGCAGGAAGAAATGCCTCTCTATCCTCAAAACCTTACGGGACCGTCACCTGGAGCTGCCGGGCCAGCCCCTGAATAATTATCACATGAAGACTCTGGTTTCCTACGAATGCGAAAAGCATCCCCGCGAATCGGACTGGGACGAGTCGTGCCTGGGGGACCGGCTCAACGGGATTTTACTGCAGCTCATCTCCTGCCTCCAGTGCAGGAGGTGCCCGCATTACTTCTTGCCCAACTTAGACCTCTTTCAGGGCAAACCTCACTCGGCCCTGGAAAACGCGGCCAAACAAACGTGGCGACTGGCTAGGGAAATACTTACCAACCCCAAAAGTTTGGAGAAACTTTAA